Proteins encoded in a region of the Neodiprion lecontei isolate iyNeoLeco1 chromosome 5, iyNeoLeco1.1, whole genome shotgun sequence genome:
- the LOC107219283 gene encoding cytochrome b5-related protein: MVDENIGKKWGDTTFGGFKYPTGRDVGWKTGARWLEGKRKDDGAEGLWRIGDKLYDLSKWIRNHPGGSEWLTLTEGTDITEAFEAHHITLLAEKLLPNFYIRDAVTPRSSPLTFKPDGFYRKFKGRVREALKDVDIHTSARSTNFIADFLFIVTLALCVKAAIAPSWLMIVASGIFLTWTAIVGHNFLHQRDTFRMYYMDLSLMSSREWRIMHILSHHLYTNTIIDLEITIHEPIFYLLPRKDKSLITRYFSWIYFPLVYCIIYFLHAIRRVYSIFWEFGGPELRDAVPLLIPTLMCLVAPPSSALVTYLKIIVVASFHFGVAGLHAAHQHPEIYHDGDVRRKDMDFGLAQVDTVRDRLEIEASTFLVLTNFGSHTLHHLLPTIDHTYLHLCQPAFEQTCKEFGVSTETWPIWKMWWGFFKQLENIQPNKIESTR; this comes from the exons ATGGTCGACGAAAATATTGGTAAAAAGTGGGGTGATACCACCTTCGGTGGTTTCAAGTACCCAACCGGTCGGGACGTCGGCTGGAAAACAGGCGCACGTTGGTTAGAAGGAAAGAGGAAGGATGACGGTGCCGAAGGACTCTGGAGGATCGGTGATAAACTTTACGATCTCAGTAAATGGATAAGAAATCATCCAGGCGGTAGTGAATGGCTCACGCTCACCGAAGGAACCGACATCACGGAGGCGTTCGAG GCGCACCACATTACGCTGCTGGCTGAAAAACTTTTGCCAAACTTCTACATCCGGGACGCTGTCACCCCGAGATCTTCTCCGTTGACTTTTAAGCCTGATGGATTTTACCGAAAATTCAAAGGGCGCGTCAGAGAAGCGCTTAAGGACGTCGACATTCACACGTCAGCTCGAAGTACCAACTTTATTGCTGACTTTCTGTTCATCGTCACGTTAGCTCTTTGCGTGAAAGCTGCCATAGCCCCATCGTGGTTGATGATCGTAGCGAGTG GAATTTTTCTAACGTGGACTGCAATAGTGGGCCACAACTTCCTGCACCAGAGGGACACCTTCCGTATGTACTACATGGACTTGAGCCTGATGTCATCCAGAGAATGGCGAATCATGCACATTCTCAGCCACCATCTCTACACTAACACGATTATCGACTTGGAGATCACTATACACGAGCCTATATTTTACCTTCTGCCTCGCAAGGACAAATCATTGATAACACGTTACTTCTCTTGGATCTATTTCCCACTCGTTTACTGCATCATTTATTTCCTCCATGCAATAAGAAG AGTCTACAGCATATTTTGGGAGTTTGGAGGTCCGGAGCTGAGAGACGCGGTGCCATTGCTGATTCCGACTCTGATGTGTTTGGTGGCGCCACCGTCATCAGCCCTCGTTACCTATCTCAAAATAATCGTGGTAGCCAGTTTCCACTTCGGGGTAGCCGGTCTACACGCGGCTCACCAGCATCCGGAAATCTACCACGACGGTGACGTTCGTCGTAAGGATATGGACTTTGGTCTAGCCCAGGTGGACACGGTTCGCGATCGCCTGGAGATCGAGGCGTCGACTTTCCTCGTTCTGACCAATTTCGGCTCCCATACTCTGCATCATCTTCTCCCGACTATCGACCATACCTACCTTCACCTGTGTCAACCGGCCTTTGAGCAAACCTGCAAGGAGTTCGGAGTCAGCACCGAGACTTGGCCGATATGGAAAATGTGGTGGGGCTTTTTCAAACAGCTGGAGAACATTCAACCGAACAAAATAGAAAGCACAAGATAA
- the LOC107219298 gene encoding cytochrome b5-related protein, translated as MGPKEKKESTLIGLKYPSFRDKAWKTGASWLDGKRKDDGIEGLWRVGDKLYDLAQWVGNHPGGAEWLTLTKGTDITEAFEAHHITSFAEQLLPNFYVRDATTPRSSPLTFKPDGFYRVFKSRVREALKGVDFHKPAKLSNLMSDSLCVGTLALCVTASATQSWAAIFAAAIFLTWTAVAGHNYIHLRDSFRMAYMDLSLLSSKEWRITHCLSHHLYANSILDFELSMFEPFFDYVPHEKGFITRRLSWLYTPSVYAGVYFMNGVKRIYSLAFEWGTLDYRDLTPFLIPALMCSVAPPSLALAAWMKVIAISSFYFVLIGANAAHHHPDIYHDGDVHREDLDWGLAQIDAVRDRVEIEPSRFLIITHFGSHTLHHLLPTVDHSYLHLCEPAFEQTCKEFGVNTELWTQWKLFKGQFMQLQHTEPKKTPNTR; from the exons ATGGGGCCGAAGGAAAAGAAGGAGAGCACCCTGATTGGGTTGAAGTATCCGAGCTTTCGCGATAAAGCTTGGAAAACTGGTGCAAGCTGGCTGGACGGTAAGAGGAAGGACGACGGAATCGAAGGACTGTGGCGGGTCGGTGACAAGCTCTACGACCTGGCTCAATGGGTTGGGAATCATCCTGGTGGCGCAGAGTGGCTGACCCTCACTAAGGGAACCGACATCACGGAGGCGTTTGAG GCCCACCACATTACTTCGTTTGCCGAACAACTCCTGCCAAACTTTTACGTCCGGGACGCTACCACTCCCAGATCCAGTCCGTTGACCTTCAAACCAGACGGTTTCTATAGAGTGTTTAAAAGCCGCGTCAGAGAAGCTCTGAAGGGTGTCGATTTCCACAAGCCAGCGAAGTTGTCCAATTTGATGAGCGACTCCCTTTGCGTTGGGACGTTAGCTCTTTGCGTAACGGCCTCAGCCACGCAATCATGGGCTGCGATTTTCGCTGCTG CGATTTTCCTTACGTGGACCGCGGTAGCAGGGCACAACTACATACACCTGagagattcgtttcgtatggcCTACATGGATCTGAGTCTTCTTTCCTCGAAGGAATGGCGAATAACCCATTGTCTGAGCCATCATCTTTACGCCAACTCCATTTTGGACTTCGAACTCTCGATGTTCGAGCCCTTCTTTGATTACGTACCTCACGAAAAGGGGTTCATCACTCGTCGTTTGTCCTGGCTTTATACTCCCTCAGTTTACGCCGGAGTCTATTTCATGAACGGGGTCAAAAG AATCTACAGTCTGGCTTTTGAGTGGGGCACCTTAGATTACAGGGATTTAACACCGTTTCTGATCCCAGCCCTGATGTGTTCAGTGGCACCGCCGAGTCTCGCCCTCGCTGCCTGGATGAAGGTCATCGCTATATCCAGTTTCTATTTCGTCTTGATTGGAGCAAACGCCGCTCACCATCACCCTGACATCTATCACGATGGAGATGTCCATCGCGAGGATTTAGACTGGGGCCTGGCTCAAATAGACGCAGTCCGTGATCGCGTTGAAATCGAGCCTTCCCGTTTTCTCATAATAACCCATTTTGGGTCGCACACCCTCCACCACCTTCTACCAACCGTCGATCATTCTTACTTACACCTCTGCGAACCCGCCTTTGAGCAAACCTGCAAAGAGTTTGGCGTTAACACCGAACTATGGACTCAGTGGAAACTCTTCAAGGGCCAATTCATGCAGTTACAACACACAGAGCCGAAGAAAACGCCCAATACCAGATAA
- the LOC107219296 gene encoding cytochrome b5-related protein, which produces MAPTKRFESTLVGLKYPSERDSVIKTGAKWLKDKRQDDGAEGLWRVDDKLYDLSEFAKSHPGGTEWITLTRGTDITEAFEAHHVRSTAELMLPKFFVRNAIAPRASPFTFKPDGFYRKFKARAREALKDVDFHKSSRTSNLIADSLFVGTIALSVIAATTRSWIAIVGSGVLLTWTAITGHNFMHQRDSFRMYYMDLLLLSSREWRINHALSHHLFTNTVQDMEITAFEPFLSWLPRPDKGPFTRFVSWIISPPVYTLMIFEEGLKRIYSTFWEWNGPGVRDAVPFLIPAAMCVVAPPAVALWTWMKVIAVASFHFTAVGVSAAHHHPDIFHDGDVHREDMDWGLAELDAVRDRAEIDTSIFLVLTSFGSHSLHHLLPSVDHAYLYLCEPAFAETCKEFGISTELWSQWDHVKGQFLQLVNNAPKKTANTR; this is translated from the exons ATGGCGCCGACTAAAAGGTTCGAGAGCACCCTCGTCGGTCTCAAATATCCAAGCGAAAGGGACAGCGTGATTAAAACGGGAGCTAAATGGCTGAAGGACAAGAGGCAGGACGACGGAGCCGAGGGACTATGGCGAGTAGATGACAAACTTTACGACCTGAGTGAATTTGCGAAGAGTCATCCTGGCGGTACCGAGTGGATCACGCTAACTCGGGGCACTGACATCACCGAGGCTTTCgag GCACACCATGTCAGATCGACTGCCGAACTAATGCTGCCAAAGTTCTTTGTTCGGAACGCCATCGCCCCGAGAGCCAGTCCCTTCACCTTCAAGCCCGACGGATTTTATAGAAAGTTCAAGGCCCGTGCCAGAGAAGCTCTCAAGGACGTGGACTTCCACAAGTCTTCTCGAACATCAAACCTCATCGCCGATTCTCTCTTCGTGGGCACGATCGCTCTTTCCGTCATCGCTGCAACCACTCGATCGTGGATCGCCATTGTAGGCAGTG GGGTTCTTCTCACCTGGACAGCGATAACCGGTCATAATTTCATGCACCAGCGAGATTCCTTTCGCATGTACTATATGGACCTGCTGTTACTGTCCTCGAGGGAATGGAGAATCAATCACGCACTGAGTCACCATCTATTCACCAACACCGTTCAGGACATGGAGATAACCGCGTTCGAACCGTTCCTCTCGTGGCTTCCTCGTCCCGACAAGGGACCGTTTACACGCTTCGTATCTTGGATAATTTCGCCCCCTGTATACACTCTAATGATCTTCGAGGAGGGACTGAAAAG GATATACTCGACATTCTGGGAGTGGAACGGACCCGGGGTCAGGGACGCCGTCCCTTTCCTGATACCGGCGGCGATGTGCGTCGTGGCACCTCCAGCCGTCGCCTTATGGACCTGGATGAAAGTGATCGCGGTGGCCAGCTTCCACTTTACCGCTGTTGGAGTCAGCGCGGCTCATCATCACCCGGATATCTTCCACGACGGGGACGTTCATCGTGAGGACATGGACTGGGGCCTGGCGGAGTTGGACGCCGTCCGAGACCGGGCCGAAATAGACACGTCGATATTTTTGGTCCTGACCAGCTTCGGATCCCACAGCCTCCACCACCTCCTTCCGTCCGTCGACCACGCCTATCTTTATCTCTGCGAACCTGCTTTCGCGGAAACTTGTAAAGAGTTTGGCATTAGTACGGAACTTTGGTCGCAGTGGGACCACGTCAAGGGCCAATTTCTCCAGCTTGTAAACAATGCGCCGAAGAAGACCGCGAATACTAGATGA
- the LOC107219299 gene encoding cytochrome b5-related protein-like codes for MGAKERKESTLIGLKYPSFRDKAWKTGASWLDGKRKDDGIEGLWRVGDKLYDLAQWIGNHPGGAEWLTLSKGTDITEAFEAHHITSFAEQLLPKFYVRDATTPRSSPLTFKPDGFYRVFKSRAREALKGVDFHKPAKLSNFIIDSLCAGTLALCVTASATQSWAAIIAAAIFLTLTLIAGHNYIHLRDSFRMAYMDLSFLSSKEWRITHCLSHHLYANTILDFELSAFEPLFDYVPHEKGFITRRLSWLYSPLVYAIVYFVSGVKRIYSLAFEWCTLDYRDLTPFLIPALMCSVAPPSLALVTWMKVIVISSFHFGLIGVNAAHHHPDIYHDGDVHREDLDWGLAQIDAVRDRVEIQSSPFLVLTHLGWHTLHHLLPTVDHSYLHLCEPAFEQTCKEFGVNTDLWTQWKLFKGQFMQLQNTEPKKTPNTR; via the exons ATGGGGGCAAAGGAAAGGAAGGAGAGCACCCTGATTGGGTTGAAGTATCCGAGCTTTCGCGATAAAGCTTGGAAAACTGGTGCAAGCTGGCTGGACGGTAAGAGGAAGGACGACGGAATCGAAGGACTGTGGCGGGTCGGTGACAAGCTCTACGACCTGGCTCAATGGATTGGGAATCATCCTGGTGGCGCCGAGTGGCTGACCCTCTCTAAGGGAACCGATATCACGGAAGCGTTTGAG GCCCACCACATTACTTCGTTTGCCGAACAACTCCTGCCAAAGTTTTACGTTCGGGACGCTACCACTCCCAGATCCAGTCCGTTGACCTTCAAACCAGACGGTTTCTATAGAGTGTTTAAAAGCCGCGCCAGAGAAGCCCTGAAGGGTGTCGACTTCCACAAGCCAGCGAAGTTGTCCAATTTCATAATTGACTCCCTTTGCGCTGGGACGTTAGCTCTTTGCGTAACGGCCTCAGCCACGCAATCATGGGCTGCGATTATCGCCGCTG CGATTTTCCTTACGTTGACCTTGATAGCGGGGCACAACTACATACACCTGAGAGATTCGTTTCGCATGGCCTACATGGATCTGAGTTTTCTTTCCTCGAAGGAATGGCGAATAACCCATTGTCTGAGCCATCATCTTTACGCAAACACAATTTTGGACTTCGAACTCTCTGCATTCGAGCCCTTATTCGATTACGTACCTCACGAAAAGGGGTTCATCACTCGTCGTTTGTCCTGGCTTTATAGTCCCTTAGTTTACGCCATAGTCTATTTCGTGAGCGGAGTCAAAAG AATCTACAGTCTGGCTTTTGAGTGGTGCACCTTAGATTACAGGGATTTAACACCGTTTCTGATCCCAGCCTTGATGTGTTCAGTGGCACCGCCGAGTCTCGCGCTGGTTACTTGGATGAAGGTTATCGTTATATCCAGTTTTCATTTCGGCTTGATCGGTGTAAACGCTGCTCACCATCACCCTGACATCTATCACGATGGAGATGTCCATCGCGAGGATTTAGACTGGGGCCTGGCTCAAATAGACGCAGTCCGGGATCGCGTCGAAATCCAGTCTTCCCCTTTTCTCGTATTGACCCACCTCGGATGGCACACCCTCCACCACCTTCTACCAACCGTCGATCATTCTTACTTACACCTCTGCGAACCTGCCTTCGAGCAAACCTGCAAAGAGTTTGGCGTTAATACCGATCTATGGACTCAGTGGAAACTCTTCAAGGGCCAATTCATGCAGCTACAAAACACCGAGCCGAAGAAGACGCCCAATACTAGATAA
- the LOC107219280 gene encoding cytochrome b5-related protein, whose translation MTAKKMESTLIGLKYPSERGAGLKTGAGWLKGKRLDDGAEGLWRIGDKLYDLDGWARNHPGGSEWITLTQGTDITEAFEAHHVTLLAERLLPEFYVREATAPRSCPFTFKPDGFYRIFKERAREALKDVDFHRPTKTSNLIADFLFATTLLLCTTAAATQSWITIVASGIFLTWTLNAGHNYMHQRDNYRMWYMDLSPMSSKEWRIFHALSHHLYTNTLLDLEIIMFEPIFHLLPRKDKGLIPRNFAWLYSPLVYSLTYFIHAIKRIYSVFWEFGEPELRDAVPFLIPTLMCFVAPPLTAFITWAKVIFIASCHFSLVGLNAAHHHPDIYHDGDARREDTDWGLAQLDAVRDRVEIEPSIFLILTHYGSHTLHHLLPTVDHAYLHLCQPAFEQTCKEFGVSTELWTQWKLLKGQFKQLGNVEPKNTPNMR comes from the exons ATGACGGCAAAAAAGATGGAGAGCACCCTCATCGGGTTAAAGTACCCAAGTGAACGTGGCGCCGGATTAAAGACTGGGGCAGGCTGGCTGAAAGGAAAGCGACTGGACGATGGAGCCGAAGGACTATGGCGGATCGGTGATAAACTCTACGACCTCGACGGATGGGCAAGAAACCATCCGGGCGGTTCCGAGTGGATAACGCTCACCCAGGGGACCGACATCACGGAGGCATTCGAG GCACATCATGTAACGCTTCTTGCTGAACGTCTGCTGCCAGAGTTCTACGTCCGAGAAGCGACCGCCCCGAGGTCCTGTCCTTTCACCTTCAAGCCCGATGGTTTCTATCGAATATTCAAAGAACGTGCCAGGGAAGCCCTAAAGGATGTCGACTTTCATAGGCCAACGAAGACCTCGAATCTTATTGCAGATTTTCTCTTCGCCACCACGTTACTCCTCTGTACGACGGCTGCAGCGACCCAATCTTGGATCACAATCGTGGCGAGCG GAATATTCTTGACCTGGACTTTGAATGCGGGGCACAATTACATGCATCAGAGGGACAACTACCGCATGTGGTACATGGATTTGAGCCCAATGTCCTCCAAGGAATGGCGGATCTTTCACGCTCTAAGTCACCATCTTTACACAAATACGCTCCTGGACCTGGAGATAATAATGTTTGAGCCCATCTTTCACCTGCTACCTCGCAAAGATAAAGGACTGATACCACGGAATTTTGCATGGCTCTATTCTCCTCTCGTTTACAGTCTgacatattttatacacgcgATCAAAAG GATCTATTCTGTCTTTTGGGAGTTTGGCGAACCCGAGCTAAGAGACGCGGTACCCTTTCTGATCCCGACATTGATGTGCTTCGTCGCACCTCCGCTGACCGCTTTTATCACCTGGGCGAAGGTCATCTTTATTGCCAGCTGCCACTTTAGTCTGGTTGGATTGAATGCGGCTCATCATCATCCGGACATTTATCACGACGGGGACGCCCGTCGCGAGGATACCGATTGGGGCCTTGCCCAGCTAGACGCGGTCCGTGACCGTGTCGAGATCGAGCCTTCCATATTTCTTATCCTGACCCACTATGGGTCTCACACTTTGCATCATCTACTACCTACCGTGGATCATGCCTATCTTCACCTATGCCAACCAGCCTTTGAGCAAACCTGCAAGGAGTTTGGCGTCAGTACGGAACTTTGGACTCAGTGGAAGCTTTTGAAGGGCCAATTCAAGCAGTTGGGAAACGTTGAACCGAAAAATACACCGAACATGCGATGA